ACAAATTATCGCCTTCTATCTGCCTTTCAACCGCCCAAACGCACTTACCTTGTGCATCATAGAGGCGCACCTCTACGGCAGAAGTGGCTGCCCATTCCTTCAAATTGCCCTGAATCGCGATTTTTTCTTGAGTAGGATTCGGGAAAAGACGCAATCCCAACTGTGCCACCTCGTCGGTAGAAGTGGTGATAGCTACAAAGGTGCGTCCATTTGAAAAGGCTTCACAACCTTCGCCATACAAAACTTTCAAACGGTAAGTCGCATTGAAAGCAGGCGTGAGGCGTTCCACATTTTGCGAACCTGATACGGGTATAAATTCGGCAAGCTCTCTATCCAAAACCTCCCAAGACCAACTTTCTACCTGACCGTTTAAAGGGTTAGGCGTGATGCCTGCTACCAATTCATTGCCTTGCTGTAAGATGCGCAAGCGCGGTGCATTGTAGCGCAGTAGCTCGATGGGGTCGGAAGCAACCACACAAGGCGAACCCGAAACTTGTACCGTCACCAAATAAGTGCCGCCTTCCGTTACCTCAATTTGAGGCGTATTGAAAGGCAAGCGTCTGCCTTCGTAAAACCAGGCATAACGCGCTCCCTCTATTTCATTGACCCCAAGCTGCACACGCTCGCCCTCACAAAATTCCAACGCAGAAGCAACGGTAGTCAAACTTTCAGGCAGCCTGATAATGGTAATGCGGCGTTCTGTTCTTCCTACACAACCCAACACTTGGTCGGTAATTTCTAAGGAATATGTACCCGAAAGAGTCGCTTCAATGCTCGCCCCTGTGCCAATGGGTTGTCCTTCCAAAAACCAAGCGTAAGAGAGCGGATTGCTATTTTCAGCAGGAGCTGCCGCCGTTAGGATAGTGGAATTACAAAAAACGGTTCTATTGTTTTCGGTTAGGATAGAGGCAGCAGGCGCGAAATTCAAACGCACGCGAATAGGCGTAGAAGCCACTACACAATTTCCTTTTATGACCAAAAACTCGTAAAGACCATTGCTTCTTGCCTCGAAATCAGGCGCGTTTGCTCCACCAAAGATAAAGCCATTCAAACGCCAAGCATAACTTGCTCCTGCCTGCGGTTCGCCATTCAAGACCACTGCATTGCCACAAACATAGAGGGTATTGGTAGAATCCACAGGGTTTAAAATTTGAGCCGTATAGCTTGGATTAACCAAAGCCACAATCGGCTGACGGATACCTTCCAGCCCCAATTCGAAAATACTTACGTAATAAGTGCGGCTTTCTGTTAGAATAGGCGTTTCGAAAGTGCCATCTGCACTTTCAAAAATAGGCGTAGTAGCGGTTTGCGTTTCATACCAACGATAAACGCCCTGCCAATTTGTTTTGCCCGATACACGCAAAAGCACACGCCCACTGCCACAGACCTCGCGCACGCCCTCGATGAAAATTGGCGCAGGTAGGGTCTGACCACGTACCGAAGCCGTCGTTACATTGCTCTGGACACTACAAAGTGGCTCTACTCTATATAAATACTGCTGACTGGCTACTAATCCTGAATCTAAAAAGCTACCATTGGGCGCATCTACATTTGCGATAAGCGTATTGTTTCTATAAATGTTATGCGAAAGCACCGAAGGCTGATTTTCCCAAGTAAGTAAAATGCTGCTACTGCTTTGTGGCGTTGCAACAAGATTCGTTGGGGCAGGGCAGGAAGCAGTGCCGCCACCACCGCCACCACCTGCGGGCGGCGTGCCTGTAAATAAGACCTGCAAATCGGTACGCGAAGCACCCGTTACGGTTGCTGCCGTAATGCCACCAGAAAAGGCTGCATTATTGAAAACCACCGTCAAATTATTGACATTAGCGGCGGCAGTGTGTGGATTTGCATTTCCTACCAAAGAAAAAGTAAGCGTATTGTCATTTACCTTTATGATTTGAGCCGTCAAGCCCGCAGGGAGGTTTGAAACCGTCGCCCAACCCGCTCCGACAAAATTTGTACCTGCATTTCCTGCAAAGATAGGGCAAACAGCCGTTAGGGTAAGCGTATTGCCAATAGAACCATCATCGGCGGCGGCTTCGTTGAAAATCGTGCCACTGTAAGTAATGTTAGCGGCAAAAGGCGTAGTATTGACCGCAATCGGCGTTTGTGGAATCGCCGCAACTTGGGCAGCATTGGCAGCAATGCCTGTGCTGGTAGTAAAATATGCGCCATCTTCAAAAGAGTTTTCAGAAGCCACACCTGCAAGCGTGTTGGGAGTCGCGCCTGTCATGGCGTTGGCAAATTGAGTCGCGTTGCCAAAGAAGATATGACCTGTCGCAATACCCATGCCTGTGTTTTCAAAGCGGTTGCAACTAACACTCACGTTTGTACCACGAGCGCGAAGTTGGGTTGCAAAACCACGTGTCGTAACAGCAAAGAGATTGTTTTGAATCAGGACATTATTGGCATCAATCGTTACGCCTGTATTGCCCTGCCCACGCCCTGCGGGGGTACAAGCAGGATTGTCGCCCCCTGTTTCGCCTACTAAAACATTTCCTATAAAAGTAATGTTGCTGCCCGTAGGAATCGTAACCAACTGGCGCGGCACGTTGAAGGTTGTGAATTGATTGGTAAAGTTACAATCGGCAGGAGTTGCGCCTACAAAGGTTTTGCCCGAAAAGGTATTGTTGCGAAGGGTAAGATTTGTAACGGCATTGGCAAATTCGGTTAGGAAAGCCGCTTCGCCATCGGCTTGTATGGTGCAATTTTGAATCGTCAGATTGCTCTGTGCGCCCTGCACATAAACGGCTGCCCTTTCTACCCCCGGGTCAGGGTTGTCATAGCCCTGAAAGATAAAACCGCCGCCTGTGGGCAGACCAAAAGTAACATTGCTGGCTTGAATCGTTACTGTACCTGGGGCTATGTTCGAGCCAATGATAGTAACACTACCAGTTACCGAATAGAAGGTTAGGCTTTTATTGACCAATAGGTTTTCATTGTAAGTACCTGTCGATACTTCTATCTGGTCGCCATTGTTTGCCTGCAAAATAGCATGTGAAATTGTAGCACAAGGCGTGCCTGCATTCGAGCAGTCGTTGGCGGCATTTGAGCCTATTGCATCGTCGACGAAGCGCGTTTGCGCAGAAAGCACCTGTCCCATTCCCATAAAGAATAGGCATAAAATCAGAGTACGAATGCTTGTTGGAAAGAGTGTTCCTCTTTGGGAGGTAGATTTGTAAGACATAAACAGTATATTTAATGAATAATAGAACTAAAAAAACAGCACATTTTTTATATGAAAAAATCAAAATACGATTATTTTTGTATTTCTTCATTTATGCCTTCCTACACGAAAAGGCAAAGTGAAATTTGTATTTTTTTAGGAGCAATCTACCATTTTGTAAAGCCATTCAGATTTCAATAGAGAAAACAAAAATACTGCTTTGACTTTGATTCAAATATTGTACCTTTGCTAAACGCAGGAAAGCAGGCATTGTTACGAAATTTTAAAAAATTTAGACTTTTTAACATAAAAATTTGAAATAAAAACTATTTTCAGAAAAATAATTTCACAAAAAGATGCGCCCCGTCAGTTTTAAAAATCGGGTTACAAACGTAGGGACAAGGCATTGCCTTGTCAGCAGTGAGATTGAAAGCAAAACTTTTTATGATATTAAAAATAAAGCAGGTGAAAATAACTTTATCACCTCTGATAGTTCCTGTGGGTATGAATTGGAAAGGCGAAGCTGGAGCTTTGCGCTACAGAAAAATGTAGTGTGAAGTGTGTGGAATAGATATTTTGCGCGTCATTTTTGGCAGTGCTACCAAAAGTTTGGAACATTTAAAATAAAGTGTTAT
This window of the Hugenholtzia roseola DSM 9546 genome carries:
- a CDS encoding T9SS type A sorting domain-containing protein yields the protein MSYKSTSQRGTLFPTSIRTLILCLFFMGMGQVLSAQTRFVDDAIGSNAANDCSNAGTPCATISHAILQANNGDQIEVSTGTYNENLLVNKSLTFYSVTGSVTIIGSNIAPGTVTIQASNVTFGLPTGGGFIFQGYDNPDPGVERAAVYVQGAQSNLTIQNCTIQADGEAAFLTEFANAVTNLTLRNNTFSGKTFVGATPADCNFTNQFTTFNVPRQLVTIPTGSNITFIGNVLVGETGGDNPACTPAGRGQGNTGVTIDANNVLIQNNLFAVTTRGFATQLRARGTNVSVSCNRFENTGMGIATGHIFFGNATQFANAMTGATPNTLAGVASENSFEDGAYFTTSTGIAANAAQVAAIPQTPIAVNTTPFAANITYSGTIFNEAAADDGSIGNTLTLTAVCPIFAGNAGTNFVGAGWATVSNLPAGLTAQIIKVNDNTLTFSLVGNANPHTAAANVNNLTVVFNNAAFSGGITAATVTGASRTDLQVLFTGTPPAGGGGGGGTASCPAPTNLVATPQSSSSILLTWENQPSVLSHNIYRNNTLIANVDAPNGSFLDSGLVASQQYLYRVEPLCSVQSNVTTASVRGQTLPAPIFIEGVREVCGSGRVLLRVSGKTNWQGVYRWYETQTATTPIFESADGTFETPILTESRTYYVSIFELGLEGIRQPIVALVNPSYTAQILNPVDSTNTLYVCGNAVVLNGEPQAGASYAWRLNGFIFGGANAPDFEARSNGLYEFLVIKGNCVVASTPIRVRLNFAPAASILTENNRTVFCNSTILTAAAPAENSNPLSYAWFLEGQPIGTGASIEATLSGTYSLEITDQVLGCVGRTERRITIIRLPESLTTVASALEFCEGERVQLGVNEIEGARYAWFYEGRRLPFNTPQIEVTEGGTYLVTVQVSGSPCVVASDPIELLRYNAPRLRILQQGNELVAGITPNPLNGQVESWSWEVLDRELAEFIPVSGSQNVERLTPAFNATYRLKVLYGEGCEAFSNGRTFVAITTSTDEVAQLGLRLFPNPTQEKIAIQGNLKEWAATSAVEVRLYDAQGKCVWAVERQIEGDNLSLDLPALPVGLYNLILQTPHQQAHKTLSFKFVKE